The Toxorhynchites rutilus septentrionalis strain SRP chromosome 3, ASM2978413v1, whole genome shotgun sequence genome includes a region encoding these proteins:
- the LOC129777201 gene encoding larval/pupal cuticle protein H1C-like yields MYKLFVFTCLIAAAVAAPAPGVVVAAPVAVAHTPIVHHAPVAVSHSSSHVVHHAPVVKHAVVAHHAPVVAVHHTPIVKAVPIVHHTPVVTKTVVATPIVHSVPVVKSVVHHPAVLVHH; encoded by the exons ATGTACAAGCTG TTCGTTTTCACCTGCTTGATCGCCGCCGCCGTCGCTGCCCCAGCTCCAggagttgttgttgctgctccAGTGGCCGTTGCCCACACCCCAATTGTCCACCATGCTCCAGTAGCCGTTAGCCACTCCTCGTC CCACGTTGTGCACCACGCCCCAGTCGTCAAGCACGCCGTCGTCGCCCACCATGCCCCAGTCGTCGCTGTCCACCACACCCCAATCGTTAAGGCCGTCCCAATCGTCCACCACACTCCAGTTGTGACCAAGACCGTGGTCGCTACCCCAATCGTTCACTCCGTCCCAGTCGTCAAGAGCGTCGTCCACCACCCAGCTGTCCTGGTCCACCACTAA